In one window of Erwinia tasmaniensis Et1/99 DNA:
- a CDS encoding AraC family transcriptional regulator encodes MDRKIVCARLAQQVTRLVKQEKMTPIPGITLFYSESGSVRKPVMYKPAIVIVFQGKKTGYFGKSVIQYDASKYLMLTVPVPFECETFATPELPLAGLSLGVDVLQLQDLLIDIGDDDGFHPPPLTHGIHSALLTEEMLCATERLLDAMAHPCDARVLGPHIVREILYHVLQGPCGGALLSLVSRQTQFSQIARALRRIEHHFTDSLSVDQLAAEANMSVSAFHHNFKAVTSTSPLQYLKSYRLHQARMMMLQEGMKAGVAALKVGYESPSQFSREFKRFFGVTPGEEMTRMRYTG; translated from the coding sequence ATGGATCGAAAAATCGTCTGCGCCCGGCTGGCGCAACAGGTCACCCGCCTGGTAAAGCAGGAGAAAATGACGCCAATACCGGGCATTACTCTGTTTTATTCTGAATCTGGCTCGGTACGCAAGCCGGTGATGTATAAGCCGGCGATTGTGATTGTTTTCCAGGGCAAGAAAACCGGTTATTTCGGCAAAAGCGTCATTCAATACGATGCCAGTAAATACCTGATGCTTACGGTGCCGGTGCCGTTTGAATGCGAAACCTTTGCTACCCCTGAACTGCCGCTCGCCGGGCTGTCACTGGGGGTTGATGTGCTTCAGTTACAGGATTTGCTGATCGATATTGGCGACGATGACGGGTTCCATCCGCCGCCGCTGACCCACGGCATTCACTCCGCGCTGCTGACGGAGGAGATGTTGTGTGCTACCGAGCGGCTGCTGGATGCGATGGCGCATCCGTGCGATGCGCGCGTGCTCGGCCCGCATATCGTACGTGAAATTCTTTACCATGTGCTGCAAGGGCCCTGCGGCGGTGCGCTGCTGTCGCTGGTGAGCCGCCAAACGCAGTTCAGCCAGATAGCCCGCGCGTTGCGGCGCATTGAACATCATTTCACCGACAGTCTGAGCGTTGACCAGCTGGCCGCGGAAGCCAATATGAGCGTTTCGGCGTTTCATCATAACTTTAAGGCCGTTACCAGCACCTCTCCTTTGCAGTATCTGAAAAGTTACCGACTGCATCAGGCGAGGATGATGATGTTACAAGAAGGCATGAAAGCCGGCGTGGCGGCGCTGAAGGTTGGCTATGAAAGTCCGTCGCAGTTCTCGCGCGAGTTTAAACGTTTCTTTGGCGTGACGCCGGGAGAAGAAATGACGCGCATGCGCTATACGGGGTAG
- a CDS encoding diaminobutyrate--2-oxoglutarate transaminase: protein MMTDKVRIDNLGATSFDGNNETYLARQAEFESNVRSYPRKLPLAIAKAEGVWISDVEGNQYLDCLAGAGTLALGHNHPDVLQSIQNVITSGLPLHTLDLTTPLKDRFSEYLLSLLPGEGKEYCLQFTGPSGADAVEAALKLAKKYTGRTGVISFSGGYHGMTHGALAVTGNLSPKEAVNGMIPEVQFMPYPHQYRCPLGIGGEAGVRALTYYFENLINDVESGVRKPAAVILEAVQGEGGVNPAPAEWLQRIRKVTQEHGILLIIDEVQAGFARTGKLFAFEHAGIEPDIIVMSKAVGGGLPLAVLGIKKQFDAWEPGHHTGTFRGNQLAMATGLTTLQYLKDNQLADKVAAQGDWLKAQLAELQKRYPVIGHVRGLGLMLGIEIVKPGEAQDHMGCYPADGELSALLQKKCFENGLILERGGRHGCVLRLLPSLLISDDELGIFLDKFEMALLAAGVKPVSVE, encoded by the coding sequence ATGATGACGGATAAAGTCCGTATTGATAATTTAGGTGCGACTTCATTTGATGGTAACAATGAAACCTATTTGGCGCGACAGGCTGAATTTGAATCCAATGTCAGAAGTTATCCGCGCAAACTGCCGTTAGCCATTGCAAAGGCCGAGGGCGTGTGGATTTCTGATGTTGAGGGTAATCAATATCTTGATTGCCTTGCCGGTGCAGGTACGCTGGCACTTGGACACAACCATCCTGATGTATTGCAAAGCATCCAAAATGTCATTACCAGCGGCTTGCCGTTACATACACTGGATCTGACCACGCCGTTAAAAGATCGTTTCTCTGAGTATCTGCTTTCCCTGCTGCCGGGTGAGGGCAAAGAGTATTGCCTGCAGTTTACCGGGCCTTCCGGTGCTGATGCGGTTGAAGCGGCGCTGAAGTTGGCGAAAAAGTACACCGGCCGTACCGGTGTGATCAGCTTCTCCGGCGGCTATCACGGCATGACGCACGGCGCGTTGGCGGTCACCGGCAACCTGTCACCGAAAGAAGCGGTTAACGGCATGATCCCTGAAGTGCAGTTTATGCCTTATCCGCACCAGTACCGCTGCCCGCTGGGCATCGGCGGCGAAGCGGGCGTGCGGGCATTAACCTACTACTTTGAAAACCTGATCAACGACGTTGAGAGCGGCGTGCGCAAGCCTGCGGCCGTCATCCTTGAAGCGGTGCAGGGCGAAGGCGGGGTGAATCCGGCTCCGGCAGAGTGGCTGCAACGTATCCGTAAGGTGACGCAGGAACACGGCATTCTGCTGATTATTGATGAAGTCCAGGCAGGCTTTGCGCGTACCGGTAAGCTGTTCGCCTTTGAACATGCCGGCATCGAGCCTGACATTATCGTGATGTCGAAAGCGGTCGGTGGCGGTTTACCGCTGGCGGTACTGGGTATCAAGAAGCAGTTTGACGCCTGGGAGCCGGGTCACCATACCGGTACTTTCCGTGGCAACCAGCTGGCAATGGCAACCGGCCTGACCACCTTGCAGTATCTGAAAGATAATCAGCTTGCTGATAAAGTCGCCGCACAGGGCGACTGGCTGAAAGCGCAGCTGGCTGAACTGCAAAAACGTTATCCGGTCATCGGTCATGTGCGTGGCCTGGGCCTGATGCTCGGTATTGAGATCGTCAAGCCTGGCGAAGCGCAGGATCACATGGGCTGCTATCCGGCTGACGGTGAGTTATCCGCTCTGCTACAGAAAAAATGCTTCGAAAACGGGCTGATCCTTGAGCGCGGCGGGCGTCACGGCTGCGTCCTGCGCCTGCTGCCTTCCCTGCTGATCTCTGATGATGAGCTGGGCATTTTCCTGGATAAATTCGAAATGGCGCTGTTAGCCGCTGGCGTCAAGCCGGTTTCTGTGGAGTAA
- a CDS encoding pyridoxal phosphate-dependent decarboxylase family protein, which produces MSRLNPILAASAQSSEAYQQAIAQSSEAVVQWLRQPEMYQGKTVAELRERIALDFNPEGLGNQAAIERAVEFFLKDSLAVHHPQCVAHLHCPSLVISQAAEVLINATNQSMDSWDQSPSATIIEMKLIEWLRTRVGYQAGDAGVFTSGGTQSNLMGLMLARDAFFARQGHSIQQDGLVGDLRKIKVLCSENAHFSVQKNMALMGLGYQSVTLVKTDRLARMDINDLAEKVALAQANGEQILAIVATAGTTDAGAIDPLRAIAQLAAEHQIWVHVDAAWGGALLMSEQYRHYLDGIELVDSVTLDFHKQFFQTISCGAFLLKEARHYELMRYQAAYLNSEFDEAQGVPNLVSKSLQTTRRFDALKLWMGLEALGEKQYAEIIDHGVTLAQQVAQYVDEQASLELVMQPQLASVLFRYRPQPLAEGSDAAIALLNQQIGDALLESGRANVGVTEFAGITCLKMTLLNPTVSLQDIKLLLALVERTAEQLQSA; this is translated from the coding sequence ATGTCCAGACTGAATCCTATTCTGGCCGCCAGCGCGCAAAGCAGCGAGGCTTACCAGCAGGCGATAGCACAAAGCAGTGAGGCCGTGGTGCAGTGGCTGCGACAGCCTGAGATGTATCAGGGGAAAACCGTTGCCGAACTGCGTGAACGTATCGCGCTGGATTTTAATCCTGAGGGCCTGGGCAACCAGGCCGCCATTGAGCGTGCGGTTGAATTCTTTTTGAAAGACAGCCTCGCGGTGCATCACCCGCAGTGCGTGGCGCATCTTCACTGCCCAAGCCTGGTGATCAGCCAGGCTGCCGAGGTGCTGATCAACGCCACCAACCAAAGCATGGACTCCTGGGATCAAAGCCCGTCCGCCACCATCATTGAGATGAAGCTGATCGAATGGCTGCGTACCAGGGTTGGCTACCAGGCTGGCGATGCCGGCGTATTCACCAGCGGCGGCACCCAAAGTAACCTGATGGGCCTGATGCTGGCGCGCGATGCCTTCTTTGCTCGTCAGGGCCACTCCATCCAGCAGGATGGGCTGGTAGGCGATCTGCGCAAGATTAAAGTGCTGTGCTCTGAAAACGCCCACTTCTCGGTGCAGAAGAATATGGCGCTGATGGGGCTGGGCTATCAGTCGGTCACGCTGGTGAAAACCGATCGCCTCGCGCGCATGGACATCAACGATCTGGCGGAAAAAGTGGCGCTGGCTCAGGCCAACGGCGAGCAGATCCTCGCGATTGTCGCCACCGCCGGCACCACTGACGCTGGCGCTATCGATCCGCTGCGTGCGATTGCGCAACTGGCGGCAGAGCACCAGATCTGGGTGCATGTTGATGCCGCATGGGGCGGCGCGCTGCTGATGTCTGAACAGTATCGTCACTACCTGGACGGTATTGAGCTGGTGGATTCCGTCACGCTGGACTTCCATAAGCAGTTCTTCCAGACCATCAGCTGCGGCGCTTTCCTGTTAAAAGAAGCGCGCCACTATGAGCTGATGCGTTATCAGGCCGCTTATCTGAACTCCGAGTTCGACGAAGCGCAGGGCGTACCCAACCTGGTTTCCAAATCGTTACAGACCACCCGCCGTTTTGACGCGTTAAAACTGTGGATGGGGCTGGAAGCGCTGGGTGAAAAACAGTATGCCGAGATCATCGATCACGGCGTCACGCTGGCACAGCAGGTAGCGCAGTATGTCGATGAGCAGGCGTCACTGGAGCTGGTGATGCAGCCGCAGCTGGCCAGCGTGCTGTTCCGCTATCGCCCGCAGCCGCTGGCTGAGGGCAGCGATGCAGCTATTGCGCTGCTCAACCAACAGATTGGCGATGCGCTGCTGGAGTCCGGGCGTGCCAACGTTGGCGTTACGGAGTTTGCGGGTATCACCTGCCTGAAGATGACGTTGCTGAATCCAACGGTGAGCCTGCAGGATATTAAACTGCTGCTGGCACTGGTTGAGCGCACGGCAGAGCAGTTGCAGAGTGCCTGA
- a CDS encoding DedA family protein, which produces MDVLYEIVKALWHQDFAALANPNVIWIVYGVMFLTLLLENGLLPAAFLPGDSLLLLAGAMIAKGVMNFIPTMMILTVAASLGCWLGYLQGRWLGNTRLVKSWLFHLPEQYQQRAWHLFNRHGLMALLLGRFLAFVRTILPTLAGISGLKNGRFQLFNWLSGLLWVAILVGLGYAISQVPFIKRHEDQMMACLMVLPLVMLSIGLIGSIAVVVRSKKAR; this is translated from the coding sequence ATGGATGTACTGTACGAGATTGTCAAGGCGCTCTGGCATCAGGACTTTGCCGCGCTGGCCAATCCGAACGTTATTTGGATTGTTTATGGGGTGATGTTTTTGACGTTGCTATTAGAGAATGGCCTGCTTCCAGCCGCCTTTTTACCGGGCGACAGTCTGCTGCTGCTGGCAGGAGCCATGATCGCCAAAGGGGTAATGAACTTTATTCCCACCATGATGATCCTGACCGTGGCGGCCAGTCTGGGCTGTTGGCTGGGCTATCTGCAAGGCCGCTGGTTGGGTAATACCCGGCTGGTGAAAAGCTGGTTGTTCCATCTTCCCGAACAGTATCAACAGCGCGCATGGCATCTTTTCAATCGTCACGGGCTGATGGCTCTGCTGCTCGGGCGATTTTTAGCTTTTGTCCGTACTATCCTGCCGACGCTTGCCGGAATTTCCGGCCTGAAAAACGGCCGCTTTCAGCTGTTCAACTGGCTAAGCGGGTTGCTGTGGGTGGCGATTCTGGTCGGCCTGGGTTATGCCATCAGCCAGGTGCCATTTATCAAGCGCCATGAAGATCAGATGATGGCCTGCCTGATGGTGCTGCCGCTGGTGATGCTCTCCATCGGACTGATTGGCAGTATTGCGGTGGTGGTTCGCAGCAAAAAGGCCCGGTGA
- the metC gene encoding cystathionine beta-lyase has product MNSKKLETALVSAGRSKRYTQGSVNPVIQRASSLVFESMAEKKRATAGRADGELFYGRRGTLTHFSLQEAMTELEGGAGCSLYPCGAAAVANAILAFVSAGDNVLMSGSVYEPTQDFCTKILSKMNVSTTWFDHSSGCEIAEQVQPNTRVVFLESPASITMEVQDVPAIVAAVRSKAPEAIIIIDNTWGAGVLFRALDFGVDISIQAGTKYLIGHSDAMIGTAVANQRCWPQLRENSYLMGQMVDADTAYMASRGLRTLAVRLRQHEQSAIQVARWLAERPEVAVVNHPALPQCKGHAFWQRDFTGSSGLFSFVLKEKVSDTQLAHYLDNFTHFSMAYSWGGYESLILANQPEELAAIRPAGAVDFSGTLVRLHIGLENVDDLIDDLRKGFERLHQ; this is encoded by the coding sequence ATGAACAGCAAAAAACTTGAAACGGCGCTCGTCAGTGCCGGACGCAGCAAACGGTATACTCAGGGTTCGGTAAACCCGGTGATCCAGCGAGCTTCCTCACTGGTATTTGAAAGCATGGCTGAAAAAAAACGCGCTACGGCAGGACGCGCAGACGGCGAGCTGTTTTATGGCCGTCGGGGAACTCTGACCCACTTTTCGCTACAGGAAGCGATGACCGAGCTGGAAGGTGGCGCAGGCTGCTCACTTTATCCCTGCGGTGCAGCGGCGGTGGCCAATGCCATCCTTGCGTTTGTTTCTGCCGGGGATAACGTATTAATGAGCGGCAGCGTGTATGAACCCACCCAGGACTTCTGTACAAAAATCCTCAGTAAGATGAATGTCAGCACCACCTGGTTTGACCACAGCTCAGGGTGTGAAATTGCCGAACAGGTGCAGCCGAACACCCGCGTGGTTTTTCTTGAATCTCCGGCCTCAATTACTATGGAAGTGCAGGATGTCCCTGCCATCGTCGCGGCGGTGCGCAGCAAAGCGCCGGAAGCGATCATTATAATCGATAACACCTGGGGAGCTGGAGTTCTGTTCCGTGCGCTGGATTTCGGCGTCGATATTTCTATTCAGGCCGGAACAAAATATCTGATTGGCCATTCCGACGCGATGATCGGCACCGCCGTTGCTAACCAGCGCTGCTGGCCACAGCTGCGGGAAAATTCCTACCTGATGGGGCAAATGGTTGACGCCGATACCGCTTACATGGCCAGCCGCGGCCTGCGCACCCTGGCAGTACGCCTGCGCCAGCACGAACAGAGCGCCATTCAGGTCGCACGGTGGCTGGCCGAACGCCCGGAAGTGGCGGTGGTCAACCATCCTGCCCTGCCGCAGTGTAAGGGCCATGCGTTCTGGCAGCGGGACTTCACCGGCAGCAGCGGCCTGTTTTCCTTCGTTTTAAAGGAAAAAGTCAGCGATACGCAGCTCGCGCACTATCTGGATAATTTTACCCACTTCAGCATGGCCTACTCCTGGGGGGGTTACGAGTCGCTGATCCTTGCCAACCAGCCGGAAGAACTGGCAGCCATCCGCCCTGCCGGGGCGGTTGACTTTAGCGGCACCCTGGTGCGTTTGCATATCGGGCTGGAAAATGTAGACGATCTTATAGACGATTTGCGCAAGGGCTTTGAACGTTTACACCAATAA
- the exbB gene encoding tol-pal system-associated acyl-CoA thioesterase, whose product MTNNLMQMDLSVWGMYQHADIVVKAVMIGLLLASVVTWAIFFSKSIELSRARKRLKREQALLANARSLENAAQVCEGFHHQSLSSLLVSEAVNELELSVGSDDNNGIKERTAFRLERRVAAISRHAGRGNGFLATIGAVAPFIGLFGTVWGIMNSFIGIAQTQTTNLAVVAPGIAEALLATAIGLVAAIPAVVIYNVFARTIGSYKASLGDVAAQVLLLQSRDLDLASSESPHRVQPAQKLRVG is encoded by the coding sequence GTGACAAATAATTTGATGCAGATGGATCTGTCCGTCTGGGGCATGTACCAGCATGCGGACATCGTGGTAAAAGCGGTGATGATAGGCCTTTTGTTGGCATCGGTTGTCACCTGGGCGATTTTCTTCAGCAAAAGTATTGAATTAAGCCGCGCGCGCAAGCGTCTTAAGCGCGAGCAGGCTCTACTGGCAAACGCGCGTTCGCTGGAAAATGCAGCGCAGGTCTGTGAGGGTTTTCATCATCAGAGTCTCAGCAGTTTGCTGGTTAGCGAAGCGGTCAACGAGCTGGAGCTGTCCGTCGGTTCTGACGACAACAACGGTATTAAAGAGCGTACCGCCTTTCGTCTTGAGCGCCGGGTGGCCGCCATCAGCCGCCATGCGGGCCGTGGTAACGGTTTTCTCGCCACTATCGGCGCGGTGGCACCGTTCATCGGCCTGTTCGGAACCGTGTGGGGCATCATGAACAGCTTTATCGGCATCGCTCAAACCCAGACCACAAATCTGGCGGTTGTGGCTCCCGGTATCGCCGAAGCGCTGCTGGCTACCGCCATTGGTCTGGTTGCGGCTATCCCCGCCGTGGTCATCTATAACGTATTTGCCCGCACCATCGGTAGCTATAAAGCCTCGCTCGGGGATGTGGCGGCGCAGGTTCTGCTATTACAAAGCCGCGATTTGGATCTCGCTTCTAGCGAAAGCCCTCACCGCGTCCAGCCTGCTCAGAAGCTGCGGGTGGGTTAA
- the exbD gene encoding TonB system transport protein ExbD, with the protein MAMRLNEDLDSNGEMHEINVTPFIDVMLVLLIIFMVAAPLATVDVRVDLPASTSAPQPRPEKPVYLSIKADKQLFIGNNAVSEETLIDTLTQQTEGKKDTTIFFQADKSVDYETLMSVMDKLRQAGYLKIGLMGMETAGK; encoded by the coding sequence ATGGCAATGCGATTGAACGAAGATCTCGATAGTAACGGTGAAATGCACGAAATTAACGTGACGCCGTTTATCGATGTGATGCTGGTGCTGCTGATTATCTTTATGGTCGCCGCGCCGCTTGCTACCGTTGACGTCCGTGTCGATCTGCCTGCATCTACCAGTGCCCCGCAGCCGCGCCCTGAAAAGCCGGTTTATCTGTCAATCAAAGCGGATAAGCAGCTGTTTATTGGTAATAATGCGGTAAGCGAAGAAACGCTGATCGACACCCTGACCCAGCAGACTGAAGGCAAAAAAGACACCACTATCTTCTTCCAGGCTGATAAGTCGGTGGATTATGAAACGCTGATGAGCGTCATGGATAAACTGCGCCAGGCCGGATATCTGAAGATTGGTTTGATGGGCATGGAAACCGCCGGAAAATAA
- the tcuC gene encoding MFS transporter: MTSTVNPPASRQSGARRIFNVTSGNFLEMYDFMVFGYYATAIAKTFFPGDDPFASLMLTLMTFGAGFLMRPLGAIILGSYIDRHGRRKGLLLTLGLMALGTLSIALTPGYSTLGMAAPIMILLGRLLQGFSAGVELGGVSVYLSEIAPKGKKGFYVSWQSASQQIAVIFAALLGLLLNHVLDKGEVTDWGWRIPFFVGCMIVPFLFWIRRMLEETEAFSQRKHHPSMRQIVHSVARNWALVLAGMLMVVTTTVMFYMITAYTPTFGKTVLMISDKQSFLVTLCVGVSNLFWLPVMGSLSDRVGRRPLLLLFTVLMIATAWPVLHWLVGSPSLAHLLAAELWLSFLYGSYNGAMVVYLAEVMPAEVRATGFSLAYSLATALFGGFTPAVCSYLIHVTGDKAMPGVWLSFAAVCGLIGTLIIKRLVKQYQVKRLLEPAIEV; this comes from the coding sequence ATGACCTCAACCGTAAACCCACCGGCCTCGCGCCAAAGCGGTGCCAGACGCATCTTCAACGTTACCAGCGGTAACTTCCTCGAAATGTATGATTTTATGGTATTTGGCTATTACGCCACTGCCATTGCCAAGACCTTTTTCCCCGGCGATGATCCCTTCGCCTCACTGATGCTGACGCTAATGACCTTTGGTGCCGGCTTCCTGATGCGCCCGCTGGGGGCCATTATCCTCGGTTCGTATATCGACCGGCATGGACGGCGCAAAGGCCTGCTGCTGACCCTCGGGTTGATGGCGCTTGGCACGTTGTCCATCGCGCTCACGCCCGGTTACAGCACGCTCGGTATGGCGGCACCGATTATGATCCTGCTGGGTCGCCTGTTACAGGGGTTCTCCGCCGGGGTCGAACTGGGCGGCGTATCGGTTTATCTGTCGGAAATTGCACCGAAGGGGAAAAAAGGGTTCTACGTCAGCTGGCAGTCCGCCAGCCAGCAGATTGCCGTGATCTTCGCCGCGCTGCTTGGCCTGCTGCTGAACCACGTTCTGGATAAAGGCGAAGTGACCGACTGGGGTTGGCGCATACCGTTCTTCGTGGGCTGTATGATCGTCCCCTTCCTGTTCTGGATCCGCCGCATGCTGGAAGAAACGGAAGCATTCAGCCAGCGCAAACACCATCCCTCTATGCGCCAGATTGTTCACTCGGTCGCCCGCAACTGGGCGCTGGTACTGGCCGGCATGTTAATGGTGGTCACGACCACAGTGATGTTTTATATGATCACCGCCTACACGCCGACATTCGGCAAAACCGTGCTGATGATCAGCGATAAACAGAGCTTCCTGGTGACCCTGTGCGTTGGGGTCTCTAATTTATTCTGGTTACCGGTCATGGGTTCACTCTCCGACCGCGTTGGCCGCCGCCCGCTGCTGCTGCTGTTTACCGTGCTGATGATCGCCACCGCATGGCCGGTACTGCACTGGTTGGTCGGATCGCCAAGCTTAGCCCACCTGCTGGCGGCCGAACTCTGGCTCTCTTTCCTGTACGGTAGTTACAACGGGGCGATGGTGGTCTACCTGGCAGAGGTGATGCCCGCCGAGGTGCGCGCGACCGGTTTCTCGCTGGCGTATAGTCTGGCAACCGCACTGTTTGGCGGCTTTACCCCGGCGGTATGCAGCTATTTGATCCATGTTACGGGAGATAAGGCGATGCCGGGCGTGTGGCTCTCTTTCGCCGCCGTCTGCGGCCTGATCGGTACGTTGATTATTAAACGGCTGGTAAAACAGTATCAGGTGAAACGGCTGCTGGAGCCGGCTATCGAGGTATAA
- a CDS encoding SDR family oxidoreductase has product MTDQYKMQNPLTQYPATDFPKQHQPAPGVQAEMRPVPDCGEKSYRGSGRLQDRKALVTGADSGIGRAAAIAYAREGADVALSYLPDEQQDAEEVAKLVEQAGRKAVLLPGDISQEAFSKKLVADAHKALGGLDILALVAGKQVAVEDVADLSSEQFRKTYETNVFALHWITQAALPLLPAGASIITTSSIQAYQPSPNLLDYASTKAAIIAYTRALAKQVAAKGIRVNCVAPGPIWTPLQICGGQPQDAIPTFGQQTPLKRAGQPAELAGVYVYLASQESSYVTAEVHGVTGGNHLG; this is encoded by the coding sequence ATGACAGACCAATATAAAATGCAGAATCCCCTTACTCAGTACCCAGCCACTGATTTCCCAAAACAGCACCAGCCGGCCCCCGGCGTTCAGGCTGAAATGCGCCCGGTACCGGACTGTGGTGAAAAAAGCTATCGCGGCAGCGGACGTCTGCAGGATCGAAAAGCGCTGGTGACCGGGGCTGATTCGGGGATCGGCCGGGCAGCCGCCATTGCCTATGCGCGAGAAGGCGCAGATGTCGCTCTCTCCTATCTGCCGGACGAACAGCAGGATGCGGAAGAAGTGGCAAAACTGGTGGAGCAGGCCGGGCGTAAGGCCGTACTGCTGCCGGGAGATATTAGTCAAGAAGCCTTCAGCAAAAAGCTGGTAGCGGATGCCCACAAGGCGCTCGGCGGGCTGGATATTCTGGCACTGGTCGCCGGGAAACAGGTAGCGGTGGAAGATGTTGCCGACCTTAGCAGCGAGCAGTTCCGCAAAACGTATGAAACTAACGTCTTTGCCCTGCACTGGATAACCCAGGCGGCCCTTCCGCTCCTGCCCGCGGGTGCCAGCATTATTACGACATCATCTATCCAGGCCTACCAGCCCAGCCCCAACCTGCTGGATTACGCCTCAACCAAGGCGGCAATTATCGCCTACACCCGCGCGCTCGCCAAACAGGTTGCCGCTAAAGGGATCCGCGTCAACTGCGTGGCGCCGGGACCGATCTGGACGCCGTTGCAGATATGCGGTGGGCAGCCGCAGGACGCCATCCCGACATTCGGTCAGCAAACGCCCCTTAAGCGCGCAGGGCAACCGGCGGAACTGGCGGGCGTTTATGTTTACCTGGCTTCTCAAGAATCCAGTTATGTCACCGCCGAGGTTCACGGCGTAACGGGCGGTAATCACTTGGGCTAG
- a CDS encoding Csu type fimbrial protein, translating into MKKRLLLCTFLLMMGYSLAGRAACSISPTSVNASLGTVTSFVLNTTPSTVSTTITVNCGSGLVVLLSSDFVSVQLVGATPNAGGRGELALNSNDIPIQLCSTSNCSTELTIGGTATTYSQSQLINLANLLGGFVFPIPLYIRTLPNAVVPAGTYTGQLSVLFTYRICTGIGLFGACLLGQQQTGTFTVPINVTITITNDCTTITAPTINFGSAPLVSSFLPVNQSISVICTKGSTYTVGLNYGLHATGHQRYMTSGGNQLAYQIYQGSGPDDWGDNGSARVPSSASNAISSDQLTRTFNYTALILTSQNTPAAGSYSDTVTVDLSF; encoded by the coding sequence ATGAAAAAACGGCTATTACTGTGTACCTTTTTGCTGATGATGGGGTATTCCCTGGCAGGGCGGGCGGCATGTAGCATCAGTCCCACCAGCGTGAACGCCAGCCTGGGTACGGTGACGTCATTTGTCCTTAACACCACCCCCAGCACCGTCAGTACCACTATCACCGTTAACTGCGGCAGTGGTCTGGTGGTTCTGCTAAGCAGTGACTTTGTTTCCGTCCAGCTGGTGGGGGCCACGCCTAACGCCGGGGGACGTGGCGAGCTGGCGCTTAATTCGAACGACATCCCGATCCAACTCTGTTCCACCTCGAACTGCAGCACCGAGCTGACGATAGGCGGCACCGCGACCACCTACAGCCAGAGCCAGTTGATAAACCTCGCCAATTTACTCGGGGGATTTGTCTTCCCCATTCCGTTGTATATTCGAACGCTACCTAACGCGGTGGTGCCGGCGGGCACCTATACCGGCCAGCTGTCGGTACTGTTTACTTACCGTATCTGTACCGGTATCGGCCTGTTCGGGGCCTGCTTACTGGGCCAACAACAAACCGGCACGTTCACCGTCCCCATTAACGTGACCATCACTATCACCAACGACTGCACGACGATTACCGCCCCGACGATTAACTTTGGCAGCGCACCTCTGGTAAGCAGCTTCCTGCCGGTAAATCAGTCAATCAGTGTCATATGCACCAAAGGCAGTACTTATACCGTGGGGTTAAACTACGGGTTACACGCCACAGGTCACCAGCGCTATATGACCAGCGGCGGTAACCAGCTGGCCTACCAGATCTATCAGGGCAGCGGCCCAGACGACTGGGGCGATAACGGCTCCGCTCGCGTGCCCAGTTCGGCATCCAACGCGATCAGCAGCGATCAGCTCACGCGCACCTTTAACTATACTGCGCTGATCCTCACCAGCCAGAACACGCCAGCGGCGGGGTCCTACAGCGATACGGTGACGGTTGATTTGTCCTTTTAA